A section of the Leptospira kobayashii genome encodes:
- the murA gene encoding UDP-N-acetylglucosamine 1-carboxyvinyltransferase — protein MSSSYFKIIGKNPLHGTIVPQGNKNEALPLLGALLLWEEDVILENLPQISDVLKLLEVLKQIGVEITQLDTRGSYRFHKKNKVKSDLPYELCSQLRGAVTLAGPILARTGRVFLPKPGGDKIGRRRMDTHLLALEALGAKIEVFPDGYEITAERLFGKDILLDETSVTATENAVMAAVFAEGTTVIRNAASEPHVQGLCRFLTQAGAKITGIGTNVLEIEGVTSLHSPGGCLTHRIGSDYLEIGSFISLAAVTGGEILIKDVNLEDLRMIRMVYSRLGIEVRPVEGGILVPSDQKLEIIPDYHGATPKIDDAPWPGFPADMTSVALVTATQCQGTVLIHEKLFESRLFFVDNIIAMGAQIILCDPHRAIVIGRSRLYGQRVASPDIRAGMAMIIAALCAEGTSEIHNIVQIDRGFEGIDTRLRSLGAQIERIPG, from the coding sequence GTGAGCTCATCCTATTTTAAAATCATCGGTAAAAACCCTCTCCACGGGACCATAGTCCCCCAAGGAAACAAAAACGAAGCCCTTCCCTTACTCGGAGCGCTCCTCCTTTGGGAGGAAGATGTTATCTTGGAGAATCTACCTCAAATATCCGACGTTTTAAAACTTTTGGAAGTATTAAAACAAATTGGGGTAGAAATTACTCAACTGGATACACGTGGATCTTACCGCTTTCATAAAAAAAATAAAGTAAAATCGGATCTTCCTTACGAACTTTGTTCTCAACTGAGAGGGGCTGTGACTCTTGCAGGTCCGATACTTGCCCGGACGGGAAGGGTATTTTTACCCAAACCCGGCGGAGACAAAATCGGCAGACGCAGAATGGACACTCATCTACTTGCCTTAGAAGCATTAGGTGCAAAAATCGAAGTTTTTCCCGACGGTTACGAAATCACAGCGGAAAGATTATTCGGAAAAGACATCCTCTTGGACGAAACATCGGTTACCGCAACGGAAAACGCGGTCATGGCAGCTGTTTTTGCCGAAGGAACCACAGTCATCCGTAACGCAGCTTCCGAACCTCACGTCCAAGGATTATGCCGTTTTTTGACCCAAGCAGGTGCAAAAATAACAGGGATTGGCACCAATGTTTTGGAAATCGAAGGGGTTACCAGCTTACATTCCCCTGGCGGATGTTTAACGCATAGAATCGGTTCGGATTATTTGGAAATCGGCTCTTTTATTAGTTTAGCGGCAGTTACCGGCGGAGAAATACTCATCAAAGATGTAAACCTCGAAGATCTGAGAATGATTCGAATGGTTTACTCCAGACTAGGAATTGAAGTAAGACCGGTAGAAGGAGGCATACTTGTTCCTTCGGATCAAAAATTAGAAATCATACCGGACTACCATGGAGCCACCCCGAAAATCGATGATGCCCCTTGGCCAGGGTTTCCTGCGGATATGACATCGGTCGCACTTGTCACTGCTACCCAATGTCAAGGAACAGTTCTTATCCATGAAAAACTTTTTGAATCCAGGCTCTTCTTTGTAGACAATATCATTGCTATGGGCGCACAAATCATCCTTTGTGATCCGCATAGAGCGATTGTAATCGGTCGTTCCCGACTTTACGGACAAAGGGTAGCAAGCCCCGATATCCGGGCCGGGATGGCAATGATCATTGCAGCTCTTTGTGCGGAAGGGACAAGCGAGATCCACAATATCGTTCAGATTGACAGAGGTTTCGAAGGAATTGATACGAGACTACGTTCCTTGGGAGCCCAGATCGAACGTATTCCCGGTTAG
- a CDS encoding 4Fe-4S dicluster domain-containing protein — protein MKRKDLFKEGFKSVFQFAFEKTDDLSQAIKEVWEDEKKAADPPKEKKFPKKRVPKEKIVKRKKTKLFRTLSLPPGASSQFFSLCTGCNECIFSCPYTVLFPVTSQETRKNFPFFDPNAKACHLCEDWPCIQACPEKALETYDVLQTKPKFGKAKGLHEHCINHKTGEKTCDACFTACPIEKTVQFKGNLPVFASSSCTGCGLCVESCPSFPKAIRVETLKNINID, from the coding sequence ATGAAAAGAAAAGACCTTTTCAAAGAAGGATTTAAGTCGGTCTTTCAATTCGCATTCGAAAAAACCGACGATCTCTCCCAAGCGATCAAGGAAGTTTGGGAAGATGAAAAAAAAGCGGCAGACCCACCAAAAGAAAAAAAGTTCCCAAAAAAAAGAGTTCCCAAAGAAAAAATTGTAAAAAGAAAAAAAACCAAACTTTTCAGAACTCTATCTCTTCCACCTGGGGCAAGTAGTCAATTTTTTTCCTTATGCACAGGTTGCAATGAATGTATTTTTTCTTGTCCTTATACCGTCTTATTCCCTGTTACATCACAAGAAACCAGAAAGAACTTTCCTTTTTTCGATCCGAATGCAAAAGCCTGCCATTTGTGCGAAGATTGGCCATGCATTCAAGCTTGTCCTGAAAAAGCTTTGGAGACGTACGATGTGTTACAAACAAAACCTAAATTCGGGAAGGCGAAAGGCCTACACGAACATTGTATCAATCACAAAACAGGCGAAAAAACCTGTGATGCCTGTTTTACGGCCTGTCCTATCGAAAAAACCGTACAATTTAAAGGAAATCTGCCGGTTTTTGCCTCTTCTAGCTGCACCGGATGCGGTCTCTGCGTAGAGTCTTGCCCTAGCTTTCCTAAGGCGATTCGGGTCGAGACTTTAAAAAATATTAACATTGATTAA
- a CDS encoding LIC10235 family protein, translating to MEPLKVGPGQIDKIADDLKKDPEKSIGNYLFKGFRIQISKYKASGAERVQQLYKRRRAQGLCIVCGTKVSRKNPLTGKLYRLCDEHRAQIDQKNKEKAKAKKGK from the coding sequence ATGGAACCACTAAAAGTAGGACCTGGACAAATCGACAAAATTGCAGATGATCTTAAAAAAGATCCGGAGAAATCTATCGGAAACTACCTATTCAAAGGTTTCCGCATTCAGATCTCCAAATATAAGGCATCTGGTGCAGAAAGAGTTCAACAACTTTACAAAAGAAGAAGAGCGCAAGGTCTTTGCATTGTTTGCGGAACTAAAGTTTCTCGCAAAAATCCATTGACTGGAAAATTGTACAGATTATGTGATGAGCACCGTGCTCAGATCGATCAAAAAAATAAAGAAAAAGCGAAAGCAAAAAAAGGGAAATAA